Genomic DNA from bacterium:
CGAGATGCCGTGCTTGCCCCAGAGAGGCGAAGCGCTCGGTCTCAGGTAGCGCCCCATCGCGCGCCGTGCGCTGCCCTCCTGTTGCAGGAGCCTGGAGGCCATCGGAATCAGGCCACCGGCGGTAACGACACGCAGACCGGTGTCGCGCTGGCGATCGAACCCGCTGTAGATCTCTTCCTGATCCCACCACAGTCGGTTGGCAATTCCGTTGGCGATCATCTCGCTGCGAATGCGCATCTTCTGTTCGGTCGCGCCATCTCCCAGCTTCTTCCACGCCAGTGACGCCTCTTCGAGCGCGATCAGAAGCCAGCCGCAGAAGGTCGGGTCCTCGACCACGAACGGATGACCTGCGCGCAGTGCGCGCTCGGGATCGAGCTGACACGCGATGGCCGATCGCACGAGGTTCACCGCTTCATCGCGCCACTCTTCGAGGTCTTCCGCTTCGATCATCGAGTCGAACAACGGACTACCCGGAGCGCCGGACTCCAGGGGGTGCAAGATGACGGGCAGAGGTGTGTCGGGCGGGAGTCGCTCGCCCCAGATGGAGTCGAGGTGTCGCGTAGCGCACTCGAGCAGGTCGCGTGCCTGTTCGCCGCACTGCAGGGCGAACTGAGCGGCCACGAAGGCGGCGACCGGTGGACCGACCAGGGCAGAGCGCTCGTCATCGTAGATCGGGCCCAACTGGGCAATGCGCGCCTCGCGATCGTCATCGCTGCAAGCGCGCTCCAGTGCCAGTCGGCCATCGTCGTGCTGGCAGGCGGCATACAACGCGCGCAGTTCGTTCAGCGCGAGGTCGCGGTCCAGATGGAACAGCGCGAGCGCGTGGTGTGCACTCGCGTACGACGAGAGCAGCATCTGCGGCTCGGTGGATGCCAGATGGAAGCTCACACCGAAGGCTTCGGTGCGACGACGCTCCAGGAGCGTGCGGCATCGGCTCTCGAACTCCAAGGATTCCCCTTCCATTTCCAGCTCGAAAATTTCAACAGGCCGCCGCTGCGATGGCACGTCTCCGCGCTCTTACGGCGCGACCTGGTGGGATTTCCGGGCGCAGACACTCCGACTGGCAGAACGCCGCCGGAAAACAGTTTCGGACGTTTTGGTCCGGGATGCAGGTAATAGAAAACCCCGAGGGTGCTGCAACCGTCGGTGCGGTCGCCCGCTCAGTGACGGAGCGGAGCCTCGGGGTTCGGTGGTGCCTGGGCATCCAGGCTGTCCCACCTTTGGGATTCATGCGGACCTAGATGGTCACCACCTCTGTCACTGTGTTCGATAAATTCACGTTCTGACCACCTCCTTCCGCGGCGTATTCGACAGCGCGGGACCCAGATCCCGCTCCGGACTCCGCCCGCCCGATCGACGGAAGTTCCGGACCGATGCCCCACGTGAGGCGGAATGCACCGGTATACCTATACCGAGGGTATCGGTCGTCGATGGGCGGAGCAAGCGCCAATATCGAGCTATCCTACGGCGGTGGAAGCGCTCCTGACGCCCTCGATTCTCTTCGTCGCCGCTGTCGTACAGGGATTTCTGGGTTTTGGCTTCGGGATCATCGCCATGAGCGGCCTCAGTCTCACCGTAGGCGTCTGGTTTGCGGCCGGCGTGGTCAATCTGGCGGGTTTCGTCCAGACCTCGAGTGGCGCATGGGCGCTGCGGGATCACATTCGCTGGCCTCTGGTCCGCCGGGTCCTGATGGGTACGGTTTTCGGTGTGGCCACCGGACTGTGGCTGTTCCAACAGCTCGATCTGCGCCTGTTGCAGCGTCTGCTCGGCGTGGTGATCGTGGCCATAGCGGGCTGGAATCTGTCGCCGTGGCGTCCGAAACCCGCCGAATCGCCGCAATGGGACATACCGGCGGGAGCCATGTCGGGTTTGCTCAACGGCCTGTTCAACACCGGCGGGCCCCCGCTGGTCGCACACATCTACCGCTATCCCGGTTCGCCCGAATCGCTGAAGGCGACGCTGTACGTCCTTCTACTGTGTACGGTATCGATTCGCATACCCGGAGCCTGGTCACAGGGCATGTTTCCGTCGGAAGTCTGGCGAGCAGCGGCGCTATCGGTCGTGCCTGTTCTAGTCGGTTCACTTCTGGGCATTGCACTTGCCCGTCGCATTGATCCGATGCGCTTTCGTCGCCTGAGCTGGGTGGCGCTCGGCGGGTTGGGCTTCTGGATCGCCTACGTGAGCTGAGCGTCGATCCTGCTACGTTGTAGTCATGGAGAGCCGCTGGAACCAGACCGAAGCCGATGAATTTGTTGACCGGTTTTCTGCCGCGAGGAAGCTAGTCGCGCTGCGCGCCTACACCTCTCGTCTGATCGGTGCCGAGCCGGATCTCGTATTACACGGCGGTGGCAATACATCGGTCAAGGCGCGCGCACACGACCTGTTTGGCGACGAGATCGATGTACTGCACATCAAGGGCAGTGGTTGGGATCTGGGCGAAATCGAGCCCGCGGGACTGCCCGCCGTACAACTCGCGCCTCTCCTGGAACTTCGCCGTCTCGAAGAACTCTCCGATGAAGACATGGTCGCGCAGGTGCGCGCGAATCTCCTCGATCCGAGCGCGCCGAATCCCAGCGTCGAGACGCTCCTCCACGCATTTCTGCCGCATCGCTTCATCGATCACACTCACGCCGACGCAATCCTCGCGCTCACGAACCAGCCGGATGGCGAGACGCGAGTGCGCGCACTCTACGGGGACCGCATCGCCTGGGTTCCCTACGTGATGCCGGGTTTCGAACTCGCAATCCTCGCCGCGGAGATCTACGAGAAGCAGCCCGACATCGAGGGCCTGGTGCTCGAGAAGCACGGTCTGTTCACGTTTGGCGATGACGCCCGCACCAGTTACGAGCGCCACGTCGAACTCGTGGAACTGGCCGAGGCCATGATTCGGACGCAGATCGAGGGTCGTCGGATGCTCGACGCGCGCCCGGTCATGGCGATGCGCGACGTCGGCGAAGTGGCGCACGTATTGCGCGGCGCACTCGCGGAGCCCAGTGGCAATCCCGATCAACCCTGGAAGCGCTGGGTGGTCGAGCACCGATCGTCCGATGAAATCCTGCACCTCGCGGCTTCCGAGATTGCTCCATATCTGGCCACCGCGGCTCCGATCACGCCCGATCACGTGATTCGAACGAAGAGCGCCTATCTGTTCGTGGACCGGCCTCCTTATGCGAACCTCGACGCACTCGCCGAGCGCCTCGTACAGGAGATCGCCGCCTATCGCGAGGAATACCGCGAGTACTTCGAGCGCAACGTCGCAGCCAAGGGCGTCGAGCGCAGACCACTCGATTCCACGCCTCGCGTGGTGATCCTGCCCGGCCTCGGGCTTTTCGCAATCGGGGAAACTCGCAAAGCGGCCAGGATCGCTGCCGATATCGCCGAGCACACCGTGCGCACGCGCATCTGGGCGGCGAGTATCGGCCACTACGAAGGTCTGTCCGAAGGCGATCTGTTCGACATGGAGTACTGGAGTCTGGAACAGGCGAAGCTGGGCAATCGCAAGACGCTGCCCCTGGGCGGGCAGGTGGCGCTGGTGACCGGCGGCGCTGGGGCCATCGGCGAGGGCATTGCGCGCAAGCTGCTCGATGCGGGGGCGAATGTGGTGCTCGTGGATCTGAATGCCGACGGGCTCGAGGCGGTTGCAGCCCGGCTCGACTCCGATGCACTCGAGACCGTTCAGGCCGACGTCACTGATGAGGTCGATATGCGTGACGCGTTCCGCGCCGCGACGGAGCTCTTCGGCGGCGTCGATATCGCGGTGGTCAACGCGGGCGTGGCTCAGGTCGGCGCACTCGATCAACTGGAACTCCGCGACTTCGAACGCGCGGTCGGCGTCAATCTGAACGGCGCGTTCCTCACCTTGCGCGAAGCCATCGCGCACCTCAAGCGCCAGGGTACCGGCGGCAATATCGTGATGATCTCGACCAAGAACGTGTTTGCGCCGGGTGCGGAGTTCGGCGCGTACAGCGCGAGCAAGGCGGGCGGACATCAACTCGGACGAGTCGCGGCGCTCGAAGG
This window encodes:
- a CDS encoding sulfite exporter TauE/SafE family protein yields the protein MHRYTYTEGIGRRWAEQAPISSYPTAVEALLTPSILFVAAVVQGFLGFGFGIIAMSGLSLTVGVWFAAGVVNLAGFVQTSSGAWALRDHIRWPLVRRVLMGTVFGVATGLWLFQQLDLRLLQRLLGVVIVAIAGWNLSPWRPKPAESPQWDIPAGAMSGLLNGLFNTGGPPLVAHIYRYPGSPESLKATLYVLLLCTVSIRIPGAWSQGMFPSEVWRAAALSVVPVLVGSLLGIALARRIDPMRFRRLSWVALGGLGFWIAYVS
- a CDS encoding bifunctional aldolase/short-chain dehydrogenase, with amino-acid sequence MESRWNQTEADEFVDRFSAARKLVALRAYTSRLIGAEPDLVLHGGGNTSVKARAHDLFGDEIDVLHIKGSGWDLGEIEPAGLPAVQLAPLLELRRLEELSDEDMVAQVRANLLDPSAPNPSVETLLHAFLPHRFIDHTHADAILALTNQPDGETRVRALYGDRIAWVPYVMPGFELAILAAEIYEKQPDIEGLVLEKHGLFTFGDDARTSYERHVELVELAEAMIRTQIEGRRMLDARPVMAMRDVGEVAHVLRGALAEPSGNPDQPWKRWVVEHRSSDEILHLAASEIAPYLATAAPITPDHVIRTKSAYLFVDRPPYANLDALAERLVQEIAAYREEYREYFERNVAAKGVERRPLDSTPRVVILPGLGLFAIGETRKAARIAADIAEHTVRTRIWAASIGHYEGLSEGDLFDMEYWSLEQAKLGNRKTLPLGGQVALVTGGAGAIGEGIARKLLDAGANVVLVDLNADGLEAVAARLDSDALETVQADVTDEVDMRDAFRAATELFGGVDIAVVNAGVAQVGALDQLELRDFERAVGVNLNGAFLTLREAIAHLKRQGTGGNIVMISTKNVFAPGAEFGAYSASKAGGHQLGRVAALEGADAQIRVNMVNADAVFGEGDNPSGLWQTVGPGRAAARGLEPSELEDFYRNRNLLKARVTAEHVGQAVVFFATQQTPTTGAVLPVDGGLPDAFPR